A section of the Triticum dicoccoides isolate Atlit2015 ecotype Zavitan chromosome 7A, WEW_v2.0, whole genome shotgun sequence genome encodes:
- the LOC119327500 gene encoding velvet complex subunit B-like isoform X2 encodes MARATALCMFLVAARSISVHGAQYAPPPAVAFATSAAARAFSTHAAAYGPPAASSYGELASPRPSSAHAAAYVPPVPASRAIVGQALPPPGSAPGGPRLPRCPKAGALAALVGAGIYMALAPDDDEEDFPGAITGCWSTKADSSERDLRAIKALLQNIDRNLKNIAKGQQEQEAPKPDARCWKDILDDIIRKINTLISQPGVWKEFHTLLISIFSGLTLLAEMFGDPAHNFHCPFSGCSEVVYIFDLSPKDENDTGGSSNMDRKDKGASLARWESELHSLLAMIGELANALPTKAKESEAARASEMTRSLR; translated from the exons atgGCGCGCGCGACTGCCCTGTGCATGTTCCTCGTCGCCGCACGGAGCATCTCGGTCCACGGCGCTCAGTACGCCCCGCCGCCTGCCGTTGCGTTCGCCACATCGGCCGCCGCACGTGCTTTCTCCACCCACGCCGCCGCCTACGGCCCGCCGGCAGCCTCTTCCTACGGCGAGTtggcctcccctcgcccctcctccGCCCACGCCGCCGCCTACGTCCCGCCGGTGCCCGCCTCCAGGGCTATCGTCGGCCAGGCCCTGCCGCCGCCGGGGTCGGCCCCTGGTGGACCTCGTCTCCCGCGCTGTCCCAAGGCCGGCGCGCTCGCGGCATTGGTCGGCGCCGGGATCTACATGGCTCTCGCgcccgacgatgacgaggaggattTCCCGGG AGCAATAACGGGTTGTTGGTCCACCAAGGCGGACTCTTCGGAGCGCGACTTAAGGGCCATCAAGGCACTGCTCCAGAACATTGATCGCAATCTGAAGAACATTGCAAAGGGGCAACAAGAGCAAGAGGCCCCCAAACCAGATGCGAGATGCTGGAAGGATATCCTTGACGATATAATCAGAAAAATCAATACCCTGATTTCGCAGCCCGGAGTCTGGAAGGAATTTCACACTCTCCTCATCTCCATCTTCTCAGGCTTGACTCTCCTCGCTGAAATGTTTGGGGATCCAGCTCATAATTTCCATTGCCCCTTCTCTG GTTGCAGTGAGGTGGTCTACATCTTCGATCTATCTCCCAAGGATGAAAATGACACTGGTGGCAGCTCTAACATG GACCGCAAGGATAAGGGTGCAAGCCTTGCAAGGTGGGAGTCGGAGCTGCACAGTCTGCTCGCCATGATTGGTGAGCTTGCTAATGCCTTACCTACTAAAGCCAAGGAGAGTGAAGCTGCTCGTGCAAGCGAAATG ACTCGATCACTCCGTTAA
- the LOC119327500 gene encoding velvet complex subunit B-like isoform X1 translates to MARATALCMFLVAARSISVHGAQYAPPPAVAFATSAAARAFSTHAAAYGPPAASSYGELASPRPSSAHAAAYVPPVPASRAIVGQALPPPGSAPGGPRLPRCPKAGALAALVGAGIYMALAPDDDEEDFPGAITGCWSTKADSSERDLRAIKALLQNIDRNLKNIAKGQQEQEAPKPDARCWKDILDDIIRKINTLISQPGVWKEFHTLLISIFSGLTLLAEMFGDPAHNFHCPFSGCSEVVYIFDLSPKDENDTGGSSNMDRKDKGASLARWESELHSLLAMIDSITPLSHHQSLPRLSSSVNQFCFILDALNFVA, encoded by the exons atgGCGCGCGCGACTGCCCTGTGCATGTTCCTCGTCGCCGCACGGAGCATCTCGGTCCACGGCGCTCAGTACGCCCCGCCGCCTGCCGTTGCGTTCGCCACATCGGCCGCCGCACGTGCTTTCTCCACCCACGCCGCCGCCTACGGCCCGCCGGCAGCCTCTTCCTACGGCGAGTtggcctcccctcgcccctcctccGCCCACGCCGCCGCCTACGTCCCGCCGGTGCCCGCCTCCAGGGCTATCGTCGGCCAGGCCCTGCCGCCGCCGGGGTCGGCCCCTGGTGGACCTCGTCTCCCGCGCTGTCCCAAGGCCGGCGCGCTCGCGGCATTGGTCGGCGCCGGGATCTACATGGCTCTCGCgcccgacgatgacgaggaggattTCCCGGG AGCAATAACGGGTTGTTGGTCCACCAAGGCGGACTCTTCGGAGCGCGACTTAAGGGCCATCAAGGCACTGCTCCAGAACATTGATCGCAATCTGAAGAACATTGCAAAGGGGCAACAAGAGCAAGAGGCCCCCAAACCAGATGCGAGATGCTGGAAGGATATCCTTGACGATATAATCAGAAAAATCAATACCCTGATTTCGCAGCCCGGAGTCTGGAAGGAATTTCACACTCTCCTCATCTCCATCTTCTCAGGCTTGACTCTCCTCGCTGAAATGTTTGGGGATCCAGCTCATAATTTCCATTGCCCCTTCTCTG GTTGCAGTGAGGTGGTCTACATCTTCGATCTATCTCCCAAGGATGAAAATGACACTGGTGGCAGCTCTAACATG GACCGCAAGGATAAGGGTGCAAGCCTTGCAAGGTGGGAGTCGGAGCTGCACAGTCTGCTCGCCATGATTG ACTCGATCACTCCGTTAAGTCATCATCAGTCACTTCCCCGACTCTCAAGTTCAGTCAATCAATTCTGTTTCATTTTGGATGCTCTCAATTTTGTAGCTTAG